In Silene latifolia isolate original U9 population chromosome 6, ASM4854445v1, whole genome shotgun sequence, the genomic window gactccgactcggactcggactctgactctgactcgaattcatcgtcttctggtattcctttgaacatctctccttctccagtggtgagcttgaagagtcttccttggttgttcgtccacttgatcgattttctccatcctttctgttgattcgaactagtttctgtgatcaatgcggtagggttgaagtgatcgtcttgaagtatcatggtaatgatctcgtcctgcgcggctctaacaaaccgatcttctccaaatagtaagctaacagcttgttcgtctaagcaaggtgcttgacgagtcttgacggtaggaaccatttctgTGGGAATAAAGTagaaatcgtgaaagatctcgattccagctagttgctttcctatgtagtgccaaggctcgggaaacccgtgaaagcgtTCTTGGCTTCCTTCTCTAACAAAGtctccatttagggtagggaggtagggccgcatttggattcccacattcgtGCGGTTTTGGAATTGAGTGAGCATTTCTTGGGCTTCCTCTTTGGTGGGGTTGTATCCTagtcctagtggtatcctttgcgagttgccttctttgtaaggtgcaaaggtatttctttggacaggatttaatggcattcccgggaagtatccctgagatttgagtatgtggttgaccactaaattagagtagggatcgAAATATAGAGGTGCCTACtcactctctacaaggtttatgttatggaagcccccaagctcatgtactggatctgcaagtacttggttgcttgacctcttttctattaccgccttgatgggtgacgaagtgagcgtcaccactttaccatctagtgggatcttgattttctggtggagggtggatgttaccgctttggaagcgtgaatccaaggtcttcccagaagtatgttgaaggatgcttcaatgtccactatttggaatttaacctttcgttcaattggccatgtggctatggtgaggttaactagtcctaccacttttcgtcgtgtaccatcatatgcacgaacaccttggttggtaggggtccaatatgactctttcatgcctaatttgtacgctgtttttaatggtatgacgttgactgccgagccatcatctaccaaagtcattggcatattcttctttaagcaaatgacaataatgtatagagccaagttgtgactagcgccgaaaggtagcaaatcttcatctgagaaagtaacagggttacttagcttatgCGAAtcatggaagaccaagttgactacgtcgtcgggtgtggagttatgtgccacgtttaatttggccaaagcttgcagtaaagcttggcgatgtgggaaggagcttgcaactagttgccagactgaaagatcagcctttgtcttctgtagttgctttagtaaatggtcagtagaggtatgttcgttatcatttggcgtgacaacgttagtattggtgattggaccatttgctatgggaccattttgagaaatgttttgatatggacgccccgaacgagtaaggtggtctatatcttggtcctcactattttggactatctcctcactgactttgactaggtagtgttcggtgaggtattcatcttcatcatcgtcggcccatactccattgacagtagcaagctctctcaacctcatgatttcggcctccaattggatgatTTAGTCGATTAATTCATCAACCACAGCtattacttcttgcattgtatcatttttagagagatttagtggcgcacgttctttgggtgtgatacttggattacgtagggttgccactacactttctaattctgagacttgcctattcacactctttgcccatgcgataaagtcggtgatattaggggaaatggtggagtagctcccttcatcttctattgcatggatctcatcttcgactggagaaatgaggtgtgaacaatctaaggtagattcttcacttgtaattatcagaactccaagaggattctgagtattgttaggcttacctccaggcggtattggtaggcgaccgtcttcaatcatgtcttgaagtacatgttttggcttgtaacatttttctgtatcgtgtcccttacctctatgatattcgcagtacgaattctcgtcctaggacttggatttcttttctggttcaggtgtaggccctatgggttgaagcttaccctgtttcattaatctctttagagcattggagtatgtatccccaatatttgtgaactttctttgtgggatgctcttctttgatggttcgagaaggttaacctcatcagtcttgctagtagagccgtaagaacgacttgttgagccttgatatccacgacctaccgttttggacaagagtcctttacggatgtcgtcttcgatccttgtccctagtacagttaagtctttgaaggtcttaatgttttggtaccttaaatgatttgcataaataggcttcaagttgtccacgaatttttccacgagggtagcgtCATCTGGAtgctcgacaagttgggtactagtcttcctccacctacttaggaagtcggtgaagccttctttatcattttgggtaagaacctctaaggtgcgcatattggcttggatttcagcattatccgcatattgcttagcgaactcgatcgcggcatcatcccaggtggcaatctttttgtgttctagggaatagaaccattgcttaggaatggtgtcaagagatgaaggaaagatccttaagaacatctcgggtttaatgcctttgatagacatataatccttgaaagcaaggatatggttcaaagggttttcgtgccccttgaatttcgggatatccgtcatgttgaagttggttggcaatttggaactcacggcctcatacttgcgatttttttccctatagatatcatcccctttgaggtacattagttgttcctccaaatattggagtcgtttttcaccTTCAGTCAGACCTACgggagggttgacctcttgtgctcccacaaaaggGGGTGGATTTTCATTCGCGaagtcattcacaaaatcatgaggCACTTCATTTTCTGTAGGAGGCAACCTAgcttctacagcaacaattcggccctcgatcgtGTTAAGGCGattatacacttggtcttggctagctTGGAGACGGGTTAacgcggctaggattagatcattaccattcggtggttgtccattgacacttgcgtaactagttccaggcatcttgaaaaactggataagagatcgacgatgaataaaaacacgatcgaccattctagcacacttactcaaagaaaaggttcGACTTgcgaagtgggagtgtgccacttgtgtcaagtgaggtttgaagaaatgacaaagtttggaaatgttggtcctagtcaactatagtgtagttgtaggagtggactcgaagtgaggttttgaaatgggcttcgaagcccgaattttgactcaacagagtttcgactagttttgcgctaaatttggcctattttcgaaaatttacattttaaaagaggttttgattttacaaaattcatcatggtttcgtttagaaaatggtgatcacatataatacaagcatttatacaggcattataacgggatgctgagtgcatttaaaagggttttggtttaaagggtgggttgccataccgaacaatcaaacccggggtctgtggagaggctcgtaccaaacaggagtaaggctgattcctagtccatttcctcgagtagtgaaagcccttgatacaaacatgagtaagcatcatggtgtgattgacgtcaatcgctatccatccttaggcccaaataagaatttggaacGTCTAGAttggacgattggtcgaatgggttgggttgggcctaggaaggccgaataaacgatctaggaagaccgagttatgaaaaccgacaactgtcttgtacaaactattccctaaccttgttcaagttttaccCTTGGCTACAAGTAAGTGTATTatttccccagcggagttgccaaactgtggacgtgggcccacgggggtcgctcgggtagAAAGCGAGTAAGCTTTGCATTtgcggagtcgccaccaatttattgtggaaaattgaaaaccattcgaatacctcgtgccatgtcaagacacaaagtagtgacatgaacaccaagaactcgttacccttagcattctatgtctagaatgactctcgtggatgccaatgaacacggatgttcacagagatctggagtaaggggtgagggtacgtattaggaagatcttttgatcgaacacctaatctcgcccgcctcgatagcggcctctactaatgattagggaaaatcgtctatactcgatatgttgaaggttatatgcatgcaatgcaacatccattagattaatcctagcatgtgaattaatactaagtcggtagacacgtagtttaacatacattaatgtcgaggtagaaatttaggttaattgcatgtgagagcatataAACAATATggtaaagaaatacaataaagaaaattacaataattacaacggattaattgatttacgtttGACAAAATATCCTTCTTACCAAATGGCGTCTTCCTAGCAAGGTTTCAGTCTGAAGAAATGAAAAATGCAGTTTTAGGGAGTGGCCACTTCTTATTTGATAATAAACCACTTATCCTCAAACCCTGGCAGCCTGATGTTGAGCTTATTAAGGAAGAGGTTAAATCAGTCCCTGCCTGGATCAGAATGCACAAACTTCCTCTAAAGTTTTGGGGTAAGAGTCTTCCTAAAATAGCACCTCTAGTGGGTACCTATGTTAAAAGTGATGCAGCCACTGAGCAAAAAACCAGACTAGGTTTTGCACGAGTCATGGTTGAattgaaattagggcagaatttTCCTAACTCTATTAAGTTTATGGATGAGAAGAGTAATATGGTCAATATTACaattgaatatgaatggaaaccaACCTTGTgcacaaaatgtaaacaaataggGCATGAGAAAGACAGTTGTAGGAGAACTAAACAAAGTGCAAAAAAGAGAGTACCTCAGAAGGTGTGGAGGCTTATCAAGGCTCCAGCAGGTACGGTAGTCGCTGTCAATCTGCCAGCTTCAACTGCTACCAGTGTGGGTGCTCCTAAAATGATTCCATCTGCTCCAAGTCAGCCTAAAATCAATAAGGAAGATGTGAATGCTAGTGAACATACTCCTACTAATAGTCCAAAATGTGCTTCCAGTGGGACTCAGTCTCCTATTAAGGCCACTAAATAGGGGAATGAGAATGGCAGCAGGAAAGTTTTAACTTCTCCTCCTTTGATGGAAGAGTTAAAGGGGTCCTGTTCTCCCAAGAAGGGCATTGGAATAAATGGTACTGACTCTTTACAGATCAATCAATGATTAAGTTTGGATTTTGGAATGTAAGAGGTATGAATAAGGGAGGAAAACAAGTTGATGTGAATAATTTCCTTCACAATAATAATGTTGGTATGTTTGGTCTACTAGAGACTAAAATAAAGACGGATAATTTCCATAGTATAGCTAATAAAATTTTTTCTGACTGGAGTATTTCCACAAATAACAACTTCCGCTCTGGGGGAAGGGTATGGATGCTGTGGAAATCACACATGTTTGACATTCAATTTCTACAATATGATGCTCAGTTCATTCATATGCATGTGGTTAATAAGATTGATCAAATGCAGTTTTTTCAAACCATTGTCTATGCTTTTAATGGTGTGGGTGAAAGGGAGTCCCTCTGGCTCAACCTCAAAAGTATTGCTCAACAGATTAATGGACCTTGGATCATTGGGGGTGATTTTAATTGTGTTTTGCAGACTAATGAAAGGCTGGGTGGAAATGTTTCTATAGCTGAATCAGAACCCTTCTATGATTGCTTACAAGATTGTGGTCTCATGGATTTAGCAGCTACTAGAGCCTTCTATACTTGGAACAATAAGCAACCTCCAGCCACTAAAATTTATAGTAGACTGGACAGGTTGTTTGTGAACCATGAGTGGAATGTTTCTTGCCCTGATTTCTTGGCTAACTTTTTACCAGAAGGTCTTTTTGACCATACCCCATGCCTGGTCAGTAAGGGGCTGCTGGGAGGGTGTAAAAAAAGGCCATTTAAGTATTTTAACATGTGGAGCTCTGCCAATGGATTTCAAAAGTGTGTTAAAGATGTATGGAATCAGCATATCCCTGGGACTAAGATGTATGGGGTCGTCAGGAAACTGAAACTCCTAAAGCCTGAGATTAAGAAGATTAATAGGAATTGCTAGTCAGACATTGAGAATAAAGCTGATATTGCTATGATCAAATTAACTCATCTGCAGGAACAGCTTACTTTATCACCAGGAGATGAGAATTTGGTACAGCAAGAGTATGAAGCACATCAGGTCTCTGCCTCTTTACAGAAAGCTAAACTGGCTTTCCTTAAACAGAAAGCTAAAGCCCACTGGTTAAAGGATGGAGATGCTAATACAGCTTACTTCCATGGTGTTATCAAAGCTAGAAGGAATAAACACTTTATTTGCCAGATTACAGATCACCTGAATAAAACTCATACTAATCAAGAAGGTATTCAATCTGCTTTTCTTAATTATTATGAGATGCTGCTGGTCTCAAAGGCCACTACCACCAGGGTTAACAGGTCCATTGTAAACAAAGGAAGAATTTGGAATGAGGCTCACAAGACTGCCCTACTTGCCCATGTGTCTAAGGATGAGatcaaaaatattatttttcATATCCCTGATGATAAGGCACCAGGTCCAGATGGCTATTCAAGTAAATTTTATAAAGACAGCTGGGATATCATTGGGGATGAGGTCACTGCTGCTATAATGGATTTCTTTGACTCAGGTCAGATTCTCAGACAGATTAATAATACCATGATCACTTTGATTCCAAAGGTTGATAGACCCATAAGTGTGCTTCAGTAACCAATTGCCTGCTGCAAT contains:
- the LOC141588110 gene encoding uncharacterized protein LOC141588110, whose translation is MIKFGFWNVRGMNKGGKQVDVNNFLHNNNVGMFGLLETKIKTDNFHSIANKIFSDWSISTNNNFRSGGRVWMLWKSHMFDIQFLQYDAQFIHMHVVNKIDQMQFFQTIVYAFNGVGERESLWLNLKSIAQQINGPWIIGGDFNCVLQTNERLGGNVSIAESEPFYDCLQDCGLMDLAATRAFYTWNNKQPPATKIYSRLDRLFVNHEWNVSCPDFLANFLPEGLFDHTPCLEQLTLSPGDENLVQQEYEAHQVSASLQKAKLAFLKQKAKAHWLKDGDANTAYFHGVIKARRNKHFICQITDHLNKTHTNQEGIQSAFLNYYEMLLVSKATTTRVNRSIVNKGRIWNEAHKTALLAHVSKDEIKNIIFHIPDDKAPGPDGYSSKFYKDSWDIIGDEVTAAIMDFFDSGQILRQINNTMITLIPKVDRPISVLQ